In Providencia sneebia DSM 19967, one DNA window encodes the following:
- a CDS encoding iron transporter, which translates to MKFVSKAAISSLALFTAAAFAQEYPLGHPIIKDGMEIQGVYLQPITMDTEEGHHAKAHLAADKADIHLEADIHAVEDNPNGFAEGDWIPYLTIEYTVTKLGDKPQTQSGTFMPMVASDGPHYGENIKLDGNGKYRVVYKVYPPSHNEKVEFGRHIDKETGVAPWFKPFEVQWDFDYAGIGRKGSY; encoded by the coding sequence CCGCGGCTTTCGCTCAAGAATATCCTTTAGGCCATCCAATTATTAAAGATGGAATGGAAATACAAGGCGTTTATTTACAACCAATCACAATGGATACAGAAGAAGGGCATCATGCTAAGGCTCATCTGGCAGCCGATAAAGCTGATATCCATTTAGAAGCTGATATTCATGCCGTGGAAGATAACCCTAATGGTTTCGCCGAAGGAGATTGGATCCCTTATCTAACTATTGAATATACTGTAACTAAACTCGGTGATAAACCACAAACACAATCAGGCACATTTATGCCAATGGTTGCTAGTGATGGTCCACATTATGGTGAAAATATTAAATTAGATGGCAATGGCAAATACCGCGTTGTTTATAAAGTTTATCCACCTTCACATAATGAAAAAGTGGAATTTGGCCGTCACATTGATAAAGAAACTGGTGTTGCTCCATGGTTCAAACCATTTGAAGTACAATGGGACTTCGACTATGCCGGCATAGGCCGTAAAGGTAGTTATTAA
- a CDS encoding cupredoxin domain-containing protein: protein MRTLLSFALLACSLFISSSTFAAEKFTVELEMKNGDLIPRVLEVPAKTIIRIKITNTGTEPAEFESTQLRKEKVLAPGASSVVVIAPLKPGSYTFFDDFHLSHPKGEIIAK, encoded by the coding sequence ATGAGAACACTACTAAGCTTTGCTTTACTGGCCTGTTCCTTATTTATTTCTAGCTCCACTTTTGCAGCTGAAAAGTTCACTGTTGAATTAGAAATGAAAAATGGCGATCTCATTCCTCGTGTGCTTGAAGTGCCAGCCAAAACCATTATTCGTATCAAAATCACAAATACAGGAACTGAGCCTGCTGAATTTGAAAGTACACAGTTACGAAAAGAAAAAGTCCTCGCACCAGGAGCAAGCTCTGTTGTGGTTATTGCGCCATTAAAACCAGGTAGTTATACCTTTTTCGATGACTTCCACCTTTCTCACCCTAAAGGTGAGATCATAGCGAAATAA